A genome region from Chiroxiphia lanceolata isolate bChiLan1 chromosome 5, bChiLan1.pri, whole genome shotgun sequence includes the following:
- the LOC116786998 gene encoding histone H3, translating to MARTKQTARKSTGGKAPRKQLATKAARKSAPATGGVKKPHRYRPGTVALREIRRYQKSTELLIRKLPFQRLVREIAQDFKTDLRFQSSAVMALQEASEAYLVGLFEDTNLCAIHAKRVTIMPKDIQLARRIRGERA from the coding sequence ATGGCGCGCACGAAGCAGACGGCGCGTAAGTCGACGGGCGGGAAGGCGCCCCGCAAGCAGCTGGCCACCAAGGCGGCCCGCAAGAGCGCGCCGGCCACGGGCGGCGTCAAGAAACCGCACCGCTACCGGCCCGGCACGGTGGCGCTGCGCGAGATCCGCCGCTACCAGAAGTCGACGGAGCTGCTGATCCGCAAGCTGCCCTTCCAGCGCCTGGTGCGCGAGATCGCGCAGGATTTCAAGACCGACCTGCGCTTCCAGAGCTCGGCCGTCATGGCGCTGCAGGAGGCCAGCGAGGCTTACCTGGTGGGGCTCTTCGAGGACACCAACCTGTGTGCCATCCACGCCAAGCGCGTCACCATCATGCCCAAGGACATCCAGCTCGCCCGCCGCATCCGCGGAGAGCGCGCCTGA